The genome window ACCTCGAAAATAGCTTCGGCTACCGAACTAAGACCATCCACCGGGAACGAGTAACGGTCATGCTGGATCCAAAAGGGGCCCGACAAAATGCCGATGAGCTTGCGCGAACCATATATTCCCTTCTTGTCGCCTACGTGATTGAAGCCGTCAACCAGCGGATCTGCGCAGCAGAGGATAGCGTTGCGAACACGATTTCGATTGTCGACTTCCCTGGTTTTGCCCAGGCCTGCGCCACCGGTTCTACCCTGGATCAACTTTTCAACAACGCTGCGACTGAATTGTTGTACAACTTCTGCCTGCAGTCATTCTTCGATCGAAAGGCAGATGAGTTGGAACGGGAAGAGGTTTCAGTGCCCGCGACAAGCTACTTCGATAATACTGATGCTGTCCGCGGTCTGTTGAAGCATGGCAATGGGCTACTCAGTATCCTTGACGATCAAACGAGGCGCGGGCGGACCGACAATCAATTACTAGAATCTCTGAGGAGACGGTTTGAGAACAAGAACCCTACTATCATTGTGGAGGGCTCGAAGAGGACCAGCTTGATCTCACAGAATGCTCGTTCCGCTTTCACCGTAAAGCACTTTGCGGGTGAAATCGACTATTCTGTCAATGGCCTAATTGAGGAGAATGGAGAGTTCATCTCCGGCGACCTTATGAGGCTGATGAAATCCACCAAAAGCGACTTCGTCAGGGAACTCTTCGGACAGGCGGCCTTGCAAACAGTCACCCATCCTAAGGAGAAAACGGCCATCATGCAAGCACAAGTTAGCTCAAAGCCCTTGCGTATGCCTAGTATGGCTCGACGAAAGACAAGCCCATCTTCACGGCTGGCCTTCGATGCgggagatgcagatgaggTTGAGAGTCAAGCAGAGAGCATCGCAAAGGATTCATCTTCCGGCAGACGGAAAAGCGCTATGCTCACTAGTGGCATACAAGGTGCCGCTGGTCAGTTTCTTTCCTCGCTGGACATAGTTAATAAATGCTTGAGCTCTACGAACTTGAACCCCTACTTCATTTTCTGCCTGAAGCCGAACGACCGGCGCATTGCAAATCAGTTTGATAGCAAATGCGTACGAGCACAGGTACAGATGTTCGGCATTGCTGAAATAAGTCAACGGCTACGGAACGCGGACTTTAGCGTTTTCCTTCCATTCGCTGAGTTTCTTGGTCTGGCGGAAATTGGCAACATCGTCGTTGGCAGTGACAAAGAGAAAGCGGAAGTCGTCCTTGATGAGAAGCGTTGGCCAGGCAATGAGGCTAGAGTCGGCAGCACTGGTGTGTTCTTGAGCGAGAGATGCTGGGCCGATCTAGCAAAAGTCGGAGAGCGCGTTGTTCCTGTGTATGCTGCTGATATGTCGGATGAAGGAGGTGATGGTTTGCTCCACCCCCGTAGCACTGGCTACGGGGACTCCAAAGTCCGACTGCTCAACCCAGCAGATCAGTCCCCTGGAGCGTTCATCTATGGTGACGAGGCTAAACAGGGTTACTTCGGCAGCCGTGATCTCGATGGACGCTCTGATGCCGGTAACTCTGCGTTCAACTCCGGTGATATGTTTCGAAACCATGAAACGCGGGAGCAGATGCTCGAGAAGGGaaatgagaagaaaatggaagaagTCGATGACGCGCCCATCTCCGGTAGTCGCAAGCGTTGGATAGCGCTCGTTTACCTACTCACATTCTACATTCCGGACTTCGCGATTAAACTTTTTGGCCGAATAAAGCGCAAAGATGTGCGAATGGCCTGGCGTGAAAAGTTCGCCATCAATTTGATCATTTGGTTTAGTTGTGGggtcgccatcttctttATCGTCGCCTTTCCTGGGCTGGTGTGTCCCACGCAGCACGTCTACTCTGCAGCGGAATTGTCTTCGCACAATGGCAAGGACGGACATAGTTCTTTCATTGCTATTCGCGGCGTCGTTTTCGACTTGGACAAATTCATGCCAGGTCACTATCCACATATTGTGCCCGAATCGGCGTTGAAAAAGTACGCCGGTGTCGATGCCACCGGTCTCTTTCCGGTGCAAGTGTCTGCACTCTGTCAGGGCAAGTCAGGAAGCGTTGACCCCATGGTCCTATTAGATTACAGACCGACCAATATCTCAGGATCCGCAACTACGATCAGTGGCACAGATACCAACTCCGTGTACCATGACTTCCGGCACTTCACCAACGACTCCCGTCCTGACTGGTTCTATGAACAAATGGTGATGCTCAAAGCAAACTATCTCAAAGGTTATGTTGGCTATACGCCAAAGTATCTGAACACGCTGGGTAAAAAGTCTCAGTCTATTGGCAGCATCAATGGCAAGGTCTATGATTTGACCAGCTACATCGCTGGCGGTCGGCTGACGAAAGCACCTCCCGGCGAGACGGTTCCTTCAGATGTTGACACTGATTTCATGGACAACAGTGTTGTGTCGCTCTTCCAATCGCTTCCTGGCCAAGATCTGTCAAAACACTGGGAAAATTTGAAGATCGACCCGGCGCTGCGTCGCCGGATGCAACTTTGTTTGGACAAccttttcttcgtcggtcATGTGGACACGCGTAACTCAGCTCAGTGCGAGTTCGCTCGGTACTTCATCCTGGCTATATCAGTTCTAATTTGCTCGATTATCGTCTTCAAGTTCCTTGCGGCTCTACAATTCGGTAGGAAGAACGTGCCCGAGAATTTGGATAAGTTCATCATCTGTCAAGTCCCTGCCTAcacagaagacgaggaatCTCTTCGCCGTGCCATTGATTCTATGGCACGCATGCGGTACGATGACAAACGCAAGCTTCTTGTTGTTATCTGTGACGGTATGATTATTGGTCAGGGTAACGATCGTCCCACGCCCAGAATTGTCCTCGATATTTTAGGGGTTCCGGAGTCAGTGGACCCTGAACCCCTCAGCTTTGAGAGTTTGGGAGAAGGTCAGAAACAGCACAACATGGGTAAAGTCTACTCGGGATTGTACGAAGTCCAGGGTCACATTGTCCCTTTCCTTGTCATTGTCAAGGTCGGAAAGCCCTCGGAGGTTTCGCGCCCCGGTAATCGAGGCAAACGTGACTCTCAGATGGTGCTGATGAGATTCCTGAACCGTGTCCACTACAACCTTCCCATGAGCCCGATGGAACTTGAGATGCATCACCAGATCCGCAACGTCATTGGTGTCAATCCCACGTTCTACGAGTTTATCTTGCAGGTTGATGCCGATACAGTCGTCGCTCCTGATTCAGCAACACGGATGGTGGCTGCGTTCTTGAATGATACTCGTCTTATTGGTGTCTGTGGTGAAACTGCTCTGACCAATGCTAAGAATTCTGCGGTGACTATGATTCAAGTTTATGAGTACTACATATCTCACAACCTCACGAAAGCTTTCGAGAGTCTTTTCGGGTCCGTTACGTGTTTGCCTGGATGTTTCACGATGTATCGAATTCGCTCTGCAGAAACGGCCAAGCCATTGTTCGTCAGCAAGGAGGTCGTGGACGCTTACGCTGAGATTCGTGTTGATACACTTCACATGAAGAATCTGCTTCATCTGGGTGAGGATCGGTACCTGACTACACTTCTCCTCAAGCACCACTCCAAGTACAAGACGAAGTACATCTCGAGCGCCAAAGCCTGGACCATTGCTCCTGAAAGTTGGACAGTCTTCCTTTCACAACGTCGTCGGTGGATCAACTCCACTGTCCATAATCTTATCGAGCTGATTCCAATGCAACAGCTTTGTGGATTCTGTTGCTTCAGTATGAGATTCGTGGTGTTCGTTGACTTGCTCAGTACTGTGATTCAACCTGTCACTCTTGCCTACATAATCTACCTCATCTACTGGCTGGTCAAGGACACATCGACGATCCCCTACACTTCATTGATTCTACTTGCCGCCATATACGGCTTACAGGCTCTTATCTTCATTATTCGTCGGAAGTGGGAAATGGTTGGATGGATGATCGTGTACCTCCTCGCGTTGCCTGTCTTCTCCCTGGCCTTGCCCCTCTACTCTTTCTGGCACATGGACGACTTTACCTGGGGTAACACACGTATCATCACAGGAGAGAAAGGCCGCAAGGTCGTTATCTCTGATGAAGGAAAGTTCGATCCCGCCTCAATCCCGAAGAAGAAGTGGGAAGAGTATCAGACAGAGTTGTGGGAGGCTCAAACTTCACGAGATGACCGATCTGAAGTTTCTGGTATCTCTTACGGCACCAAGTCTTACCATCCTGCTCAGTCTGAGTACGGTTTCCCAGGCTCGCGGCCCATGTCACAGCTGGACCTACCTCGTTTCGGATCTCGGATGTCTTTGGCGCCATCTGAAATGATGAGCCGACACGCGGACATGGAAATGGAGAATCTGTCCCACTTGCCAAGCGACGATGCCATTCTCGCTGAGATCCGCGAGATTCTGCGGACAGCCGATCTGATGTCCGTGACAAAGAAGAGCATCAAATTGGAACTAGAGAGGCGCTTCGGCGTCAACCTGGACCTTAAACGTCCTTACATCAACTCAGGTAAGGGCTATACGTTTCCATTCCCTGTATTGCGTACAGTATGCTAACTTTTCCAATCTATAGCCACCGAGGCAGTCCTCGCCGGCGCCCTATGATCTTTGCATCGCCTCATCCACTGAGAATGGACGGTTGACAGAGGATGGAGCAATTTCGATTCCGATATTGTATAAAGTTTCTTCAATTATCTAATACACGTTTTCTTTGAGCGATGTTGTGGAAGAGATCTGCTACATACATTGGGATTCACGGACCGCGAaagccatcttcatgatTAGCGTGATGATCCTGTTCATCTGAGTCCATTTCCGATCGACCTTACTCATCTGCTACATTTTCATGACGACAAACCGAGCTTGATCTTGTCTATTTCGGTTTGCATTTGCCTCTTTATCTTAGAAGTATACCGAGCCTGGAGTTGTACGTTTATCTGCTTCGCCTCATGTCTTCTCTCTCGAGCATGTGCACATTTTACTGTTGAGCGTCAGTTTTGGATTTCATTTACATTAGGTAATAAATAGTGACTTGGGAAGTCTTTGCGTACATGTGGACGCCTTGAAATATACAAATTATAAGTTCATGAAGCAGGGGACAGATAGGAGTATGACATTGCAACGATATGCGAAAGTGACGCGAAGCTGTTCTCGAAGGCGAACTCTAGTATTCAGTCTTAAAAGAATGCACTGAGAAATAGTCGGACAAAGTAGGATCTGAACAGGGGTATCTAGCGAGTCATCGACTAGGACAAGTGGCATTTAATACTAGTACACCAAGAAAATCCAGAACGTAGCTTGAGGTACCTGAATGCAAGAAGGGTTGTATAGACTTGGACAGAAATGATATCTACATCCAGACGCGATGATCCTTCTGGGAAGTCTTCAAAGAGATTAATAAGAAGGCGCCAGAGAAGTCTCGATAGGCTGGTGAAAGGCTTTGTGATCAGCATGTTGCATGCCCAGTATCTGCCAAGCGGCGCCCATCATGCCGTGCCCTAGACCCTTGGGGAAATCACCAAATACCGAGTTCCGAGACGCATGCTTCTGAGCGCCTTCACGCGAGATTCTCTCCTTTTTCGCAGCGGCTAATCTATCCTGCTCACGCTCGTGGCGGACGATGTCATCTTTCCATTCTGCCCAGCGCTCGTAGTTCTCACGCTGTTGTAGCACTTGGTAGCGAAGCTTGACTTTTGATGGGCGCCAGCCGACGCGATTGCCATTGTTTTGGGACATGGTGGACTTAAGATCGCAGACGTTGGATTCTTTCGTCAACTTGAGCAGATGAGCAAAGACGTCCCTGCTTTCGGATGCGGCCTGTTGGACTTTGTCATGCAGAGCACTTGAGCGTGGTTTGGTAAGCGGCAAGTCGAGCCATGAGTGCAAATCTGCCGCCCGTTGTACCGAGTACGGGTCGAGCATGTTTGAGCGTCGGTTTTCTTCGCGGAGGAAGCGAACAGCCGCTTGTAGACTGGCGACTTCTGCGCGAAGAGCCTCGTTCTCACGCATGGCGGCCAAGGAGAGACTGTTATCGATGGCAACGCCGTCCGTCGTAGTCCCGACTCCTGTTGTACCGGAGAGTCGTTTGACACGCTCAAGCCGATTCTTGAGCTCCTCTCGCTCCGCTTCCATGGCTTGCAGGTCCTTGCGTTGTGTCTCAATAACCCCTTCGAGGTCTGCTTGCTTCGCCTGCATCTTCTCAATCTTGCTTTCAAGGTCCTTGGCCATGGATGCTTTCTTGGTAGCCTCACGCATTCTCGACTCTACCAGTTCTACTCGGAGAGCTTGCTCCTCAATtgtcttgtccttgacaCCCAGGGCTGTCGACGCTTCATGTATCTCATTCTTGAGCCGACGTATTTCCTCATCCGCGTCTGGAGACTTTGTCTTATTCGACTTGAGCTCTGCAGCTCTTGCAATCCATGGGGCGGGACGCCTCTCAAATTCTGTGGTGATAGATAGATCGGAGGAGACCgcgtccagctcctcaaggaGGCCGCTCAGGGTACGTAACCGATCATGGAGTAGGGACATGGTGTCTTTGTTTTCGGATCCTTCCGACGGTAGACAATAAGCTGTGGAGGTTTCTGACATCGTCTTCGATGCCTCTTCCATAGTCAAGGGTTCGGTCCGAGCCTCATCACTAACAAGAATCACTAAGTTCTCCCCAAGCTGACGTGCCCAAGCAGAGAGCTCCTTGGCAGCTTCTTCGGCGCTCTTGAAGGGACCGGCAACATCTTGTGATAGAGACAATGATCGCGATTTAAGATCTTCGAGCGTACGATAAACCTTACCGAGGGCGACTTTCAATCCCCGAGCTTGGGACACAAACCCTTCCGCTTTGGTAAAGAGCAAAGAGCACTCCCCGTCACCCTCCTCCGGGACTGTAATCTTTGACTGTAGCAATGCCTTCAACCGTGCCATGCAAGTTGCAGCATGATCTATATATGACTGCGTCAATGATGAGCGCATGCACAGTTCATCCGCAAAAGCCTCAAGGGACGAAGGAAGGAGGGTTTCTGCGAGATGCGAAAGCAGAGCGATGGATCTCTGTAGTTCTACAGCGCATTTTCTGAGGTTCAGTTCATTTTTCTTCAGGCCTTCCATCCAGAAATTCAACGTGCGCTCCACTGGCTCCATCTCGAACAAAGCTCCTTTGACGCTCTCAAAATTTTCTGTGGAGCAGCTAGAGATGTAGTTGACAAACCGGTCGCTAAGAGACGAGATATACATGAGTTTCTCAAGCACGTCGTAGGCCACGAATATTTCATCGAGACCTGTAGCTATCGAGGCTTGCTCGGATATGTTTTCACGTATAGTGTTGTTCATCAGAGAGGCCTTGAAGCTGACCCGCTTGAAGCGCAAAAGGGCGAGAATCGAATTTCGCTCTCCTTCAAAATAGTCGGGTAAATAAAGTTTGAGAATGGATAGATGTTGCAAAGCTTCTTCTGCGTTCATACGACCTAGTTCGATATCGATTGTCTTTGTCTGCGTCTTGGCCATCGACGCCTGGAGTTTTATATTCAAGTCCATCATGGCTCGCGACCGCGCCGTAAGATCGTTTGCCTCGGCTTCCGAAATCTGCTGAGATGCTCGCATATCCTCCAGATCCCCTTGTAAAGTAGAGACCAGCTCCCTAAAGCGGACCAGAGAGTATTCTAGATCTTCGATGACTTCATCTTGCTGAGAAATCTTTCGGCATTGTTCGTTGAACAGGCTTTCCCGGTAatcaagctcctcctgcagTTGTTTTTCTGTTTCGATGTGGTTGTATTCAAGCTCATCGTTGATCTCTTTCAATGCCTCCAAGTCTTCGATAGCAGCTTTGAGCTCGTTGATCTCTTCCTGGTATCGCATGTTCTTGTCGGCGAGCTCTTCGATCATTTCTTCAGCCCCAAGTGCTGTTTCCAACTGCTGCTTGAGGTCTTCAACATTGTTCTCAGATACAAGCAGCTTCTCTTTCGTTGCTTCGTACTGGGATTTGATCGCAGCATAATCCTCCAAATCCTGCTGGAGTTCCTTGATTTGGTCCCGTAGCTCTGACTCCTGCTGTTGGGTCATGTCCCGAAGACGAATCAAAGCTTCGCGGAGACGCTCATTTGTCTTCTCCATTTGGAGCCATCCGTGGCTGGATTTCTCTTCAGGAGTCATGACCTGACCAAGCTCCTCGTTCTCTTCCTTTAgaacctccagctccagctccaacTCTTCAACTCTTGCCCTTAGCACGGCACACTCGTGCTTGAACGCATCGGCTGTCTCTTCGGCCATTTCACGGTCCAATGCGGCCATTTCCAGGATCGACTCATGCTCCGCTTGGAGACGTTCAACTTCCTCAAGCTTGGCCTCTGTGTCTTTCAGTTTCTTGCGCAATTCACCAATCTCAAGCTGTTGCGGCTGGTACTTTGcttgcagcttctggatAATGGCTTCAAACTTATCCCTCTCTGATTGTAGTTTCTCTAGGGTTTTAAGCTTTTCTCGGTCCTCCGCTcgtttcttctccatgaCCTTGAGTTTTGTCTTCATCTCATCAAGTTCCCTCGCGACAGCCGCAGAATTGTTTTGTGCTTGCCGTTGCAAGGAAGACGTGAGGCTAGGGCGGCCGCCGGCCGGACGCCCCGAGCTCAGTGCCTTTTCGGATACCTTGCGGGTAGGAGCCTCATTCCCGTCCATGTCAGGCTCAGCATCTCTAGGATCTATCTCAGGATCCCCCGAATAGGCACTCGTGTGGCTTTCTGTCTCCTCCGATGACTTGTTGGGAGCGGTTGGGCGCAATGCAGGCCGCTTCAACTGTCCTGAAGACGTTGTTGGTTCACTTTGCAGACTTGGTCTGGCCGCCTTGCTGGCGGGCCCTGATATCGACGATCGAGATTGGCGAGCAGCGACAgagggaggcggaggagggccCATCGACGTCTTTGGTCCGGACGGAGGGCGGGCTTTCACTGCGGACGGCCGTGAAGGGCCACTGATGGACGAACGAGTTGAGGAAGCAGGGACGGCGGGGGTCGATGGAGACTTGATCGGCGATTTGAGTGGCGATTGAACCTGCGACATGTTAGCAGTTACCAGAACATTGGCACGCAGGGACCGACTTACCCTTGACGTCCGCTGAGATGCGGACCGCGACGTCGGCGACGGGCTCGCAGCACTGACGCTATGTCTTTTGGCATTGTTCGCAGGCAAAGCGCTGGGTCTTTTCATGGCAATTCCACTTGTTGTAGAACCTGTCTGGGCTCGTCCTCTGTTCGCTGGAGCACTGGCGCCGCCCCTGGCGGGTTGTTTCGTCTCTCGCACAGGCTGTTCAACGATGGCGGCAACAGCAGACGGTCGTATAAACATTCCATAGCCCGGTTCACAGTCAAAATATCGTTCTCCTTGAACAGCACCATCGTTTTTGCCTGTAGGTTCATCAAGCTCAATACCGACCCAATCGCCAGCAGCAAAATGCGTAGTCCCAATAAACCGGACGGTGGCCTGCCGACCGTCGGTCAGAGTGACTACATGGCCAATAAATAAGTCAGACATGACACAACATTCGGAATGAGAGCTGTTGCTCAATCAATGGCCAATAGAAATCCGGTTGCAGGCCTAGATTAatggccgaggagatgaagTTGTTGATGTGTTTGTTGCTCCCTGAGCCTCAAGGACGCGACGCCGCGTGATTGGCTGGACGTTGAGCCTGAGGCACCAGCCCCTGATACAGTTCAGCCAAAGCGTCTAAACCGTACAGCACAAGTGGCCGGAGCATCCACAGTCCAATTTCCTTTGTGCTtttgactactccgtacagggACAGTGCCTGGGTTAGGCTAGGCAGACTACAGAGGACATTGTCGCCGGGAACTATCCGCCGGCGCATCCGGGCAATCTACCCGAAAGAAGTTACTCTTCAGTTCTCTACGACAAAACTAATGTCAAACACCTCCTGCGCCGCATCGTGGTCTGGCAGCTTTTGCCAAAGGACACAGAAAAGCACAATTTCTTGCCGGCCGTTGGATGGTAGAAGCTGACCATTCGCTATGAAGCCGCATCAATGGTTTAGTGACTCTCGTTCATGGCATGATCTGGATGACTCGTTTGGAGTCGTTCGTCTCGAGCGGTCGAACTGCTGTGGGACGCTAATCAGTGCGCTCTAAGCGATGCTTAAGTAGCTTGCTGGTCCAGGACCATGTAGGCAATTTACGAAATCCAGGCTTAGCCTCAAAAGGGTTCTCTTGGACTGGTGAAGTCGCTTTTCGGGCCTTGGCTGTGATATCCACACTTTCACAAGTAGGCAAGAGTCCATTTCAACAGTGGCTAGAATACCCTCGTGCGCTCCCTAGACCACTAGACTAATTGTTGGTTGAGTCAAGTCAATATCGCGGGGTTACATTGTGGCGACTCCCTGTGTAATAAACATGTCTTCTCTCCTGGCGTTGAGGGTTTTTGGTCTGCTTTCCTTTGTAGGAACCCCGCGCTACATAGACTGTTGTCCTTAATATAAGTGAGAAGCAGTTCCTGCGCTTTCCACGGTGTTCATTCTGACTTATCAGTCGCTGTATCATTCCTTCTGACAATCTCTctcctcaaagtcatcagcAGAAGTGGAAAACAGGACCGCGA of Aspergillus fumigatus Af293 chromosome 2, whole genome shotgun sequence contains these proteins:
- the chsE gene encoding chitin synthase class Va, producing the protein MAAPSPAGGAPSHAQSSLPSLPAHLQSDTHLTAHLASRFHVGLPTARLSSQALISLNTYTTSTKGPDGGKEGSAMGEAEDLAKRAFTRLGARGENQAVVFLGESGSGKTTIRSHLLSAFLSFSSTPLSSKLSYAAFLFDTLTTTKSLTTQTASKAGLFLELQYDGSSSVNPTLIGGKIIDHRLERSRITSVPTGERSFHVLYYLLAGTSPAEKAHLGFDKAVHVSTSSGAIGHKRWRYLGHPTQLKVGVNDVEGFQHFKTALRKLEFPRSEIAEICQILATILHIGQLEFASGQATTTHAEESGGYSHEGGETVTIVKNKDVLSIIAAFLGLSVEDLENSFGYRTKTIHRERVTVMLDPKGARQNADELARTIYSLLVAYVIEAVNQRICAAEDSVANTISIVDFPGFAQACATGSTLDQLFNNAATELLYNFCLQSFFDRKADELEREEVSVPATSYFDNTDAVRGLLKHGNGLLSILDDQTRRGRTDNQLLESLRRRFENKNPTIIVEGSKRTSLISQNARSAFTVKHFAGEIDYSVNGLIEENGEFISGDLMRLMKSTKSDFVRELFGQAALQTVTHPKEKTAIMQAQVSSKPLRMPSMARRKTSPSSRLAFDAGDADEVESQAESIAKDSSSGRRKSAMLTSGIQGAAGQFLSSLDIVNKCLSSTNLNPYFIFCLKPNDRRIANQFDSKCVRAQVQMFGIAEISQRLRNADFSVFLPFAEFLGLAEIGNIVVGSDKEKAEVVLDEKRWPGNEARVGSTGVFLSERCWADLAKVGERVVPVYAADMSDEGGDGLLHPRSTGYGDSKVRLLNPADQSPGAFIYGDEAKQGYFGSRDLDGRSDAGNSAFNSGDMFRNHETREQMLEKGNEKKMEEVDDAPISGSRKRWIALVYLLTFYIPDFAIKLFGRIKRKDVRMAWREKFAINLIIWFSCGVAIFFIVAFPGLVCPTQHVYSAAELSSHNGKDGHSSFIAIRGVVFDLDKFMPGHYPHIVPESALKKYAGVDATGLFPVQVSALCQGKSGSVDPMVLLDYRPTNISGSATTISGTDTNSVYHDFRHFTNDSRPDWFYEQMVMLKANYLKGYVGYTPKYLNTLGKKSQSIGSINGKVYDLTSYIAGGRLTKAPPGETVPSDVDTDFMDNSVVSLFQSLPGQDLSKHWENLKIDPALRRRMQLCLDNLFFVGHVDTRNSAQCEFARYFILAISVLICSIIVFKFLAALQFGRKNVPENLDKFIICQVPAYTEDEESLRRAIDSMARMRYDDKRKLLVVICDGMIIGQGNDRPTPRIVLDILGVPESVDPEPLSFESLGEGQKQHNMGKVYSGLYEVQGHIVPFLVIVKVGKPSEVSRPGNRGKRDSQMVLMRFLNRVHYNLPMSPMELEMHHQIRNVIGVNPTFYEFILQVDADTVVAPDSATRMVAAFLNDTRLIGVCGETALTNAKNSAVTMIQVYEYYISHNLTKAFESLFGSVTCLPGCFTMYRIRSAETAKPLFVSKEVVDAYAEIRVDTLHMKNLLHLGEDRYLTTLLLKHHSKYKTKYISSAKAWTIAPESWTVFLSQRRRWINSTVHNLIELIPMQQLCGFCCFSMRFVVFVDLLSTVIQPVTLAYIIYLIYWLVKDTSTIPYTSLILLAAIYGLQALIFIIRRKWEMVGWMIVYLLALPVFSLALPLYSFWHMDDFTWGNTRIITGEKGRKVVISDEGKFDPASIPKKKWEEYQTELWEAQTSRDDRSEVSGISYGTKSYHPAQSEYGFPGSRPMSQLDLPRFGSRMSLAPSEMMSRHADMEMENLSHLPSDDAILAEIREILRTADLMSVTKKSIKLELERRFGVNLDLKRPYINSATEAVLAGAL